A genomic stretch from Scheffersomyces stipitis CBS 6054 chromosome 6, complete sequence includes:
- a CDS encoding predicted protein yields MTYWDDYGILSAVAKDLWYWLPWNIEVLIDRLLQYLEKIGSDAHACFIVPNQGMVQMPSFWFDLRVIEIKRGYPEFQFRTCSSPLAPESKSCLALQFGGF; encoded by the exons ATGACCTATTGGGACGACTATGGAATCTTGTCAGCCGTAGCCAAGGACTTGTGGTATTGGTTGCCTTGGAACATCGAAGTATTAATTGATAGATTACTCCAATatcttgaaaagattgGGTCCG ACGCACATGCTTGCTTTATTGTTCCCAACCAAGGCATGGTTCAAATGCCCCTGTTTTGGTTTGATTTACGCGTAATCGAGATTAAACGTGGCTACCCAGAGTTCCAGTTCCGAACTTG TTCATCTCCGCTCGCTCCAGAATCAAAAAGCTGTTTGGCTCTACAGTTCGGGGGGTTTTAA
- the CRZ2 gene encoding calcineurin responsive zinc-finger (zf-C2H2 Zinc finger, C2H2 type calcineurin responsive zinc-finger~go_component nucleus~go_function nucleic acid binding; zinc ion binding) translates to PILPSTQAPHGRNGYPISPVSIHDITRDATSSASSTSSSSGSSNLPIDYSSIVSYTISPSLKRKRRRRKQSLEVDPATGAAGSETYPCEVCDKVFLKPYNLKSHMKTHSSDKPFKCSHCFKTFARSHDKKRHELLHNGVKNFKCEGYLQDGVTKWGCGKKFARSDALSRHFRTETGWLCIRPLMDEAKRLEENPNNPRAVLSQGEMTPGEFLDSSSFIRRLIQSK, encoded by the exons CCAATTTTACCATCTACGCAGGCGCCTCATGGTCGTAATGGCTACCCAATTAGCCCAGTATCCATCCATGATATTACCAGAGATGCTACCTCATCtgcatcttcaacatcctcttcttcg GGCTCTAGCAATTTGCCTATCGATTACTCGTCGATAGTATCTTACACAATATCTCCTTccttgaaaagaaagagaagaagaagaaagcaatCTTTGGAAGTGGATCCGGCTACAGGTGCTGCTGGCTCAGAAACATACCCTTGTGAGGTTTGCGACAAGGTTTTCTTGAAGCCatacaatttgaaatcgCATATGAAAACACACTCCCTGGATAAACCATTCAAGTGTTCTCATTGCTTTAAAACATTTGCAAGAAGCCATGATAAGAAACGTCACGAGCTATTACACAACGGAGTTAAAAATTTCAAGTGTGAGGGCTATCTACAAGATGGTGTAACAAAGTGGGGATGCGGAAAGAAGTTTGCAAGAAGTGATGCCTTATCTCGTCATTTCAGAACGGAGACAGGGTGGCTCTGCATCAGACCTCTTATGGATGAAGCAAAACGCTTAGAGGAAA ATCCTAACAATCCAAGGGCCGTCCTTAGTCAAGGCGAAATGACCCCTGGTGAATTCTTGGATAGTTCCTCTTTCATCCGAAGATTAATTCAAAGCAAGTAG
- a CDS encoding fungal pheromone mating factor STE2G-protein-coupled receptor (go_component membrane~go_function mating-type factor pheromone receptor activity) — MDTSINTLNPANIIVNYTLPNDPRVISVPFGAFDEYVNQSMQKAIIHGVSIGSCTIMLLIILIFNVKRKKSPAFYLNSVTLTAMIIRSALNLAYLLGPLAGLSFTFSGLVTPETNFSVSEATNAFQVIVVALIEASMTFQVFVVFQSPEVKKLGIALTSISAFTGAAAVGFTINSTIQQSRIYHSVVNGTPTPTVATWSWVRDVPTILFSTSVNIMSFILILKLGFAIKTRRYLGLRQFGSLHILLMMATQTLLAPSILILVHYGYGTSSNSQLILISYLLVVLSLPVSSIWAATANNSPQLPSSATLSFMNKTTSHFSES, encoded by the coding sequence ATGGATACTAGTATCAATACTCTCAACCCTGCGAATATCATTGTCAACTACACCTTGCCAAATGATCCTAGAGTAATTAGTGTCCCATTTGGAGCTTTTGACGAATATGTTAACCAATCTATGCAAAAGGCCATTATCCATGGAGTTTCCATTGGTTCATGCACCATAATGCTTTTAATTATTTTGATCTTCAATGTCAAACGCAAGAAGTCGCCAGCTTTCTATCTTAATTCGGTTACGTTGACTGCAATGATTATTCGGTCTGCTCTTAATTTGGCATATTTGCTAGGTCCTTTGGCTGGATTAAGTTTTACGTTCTCCGGCTTGGTAACTCCAGAAACCAATTTCTCTGTCTCTGAAGCCACCAATGCTTTCCAggttattgttgttgctcTTATCGAGGCGTCCATGACATTTCAGGTGttcgtcgtcttccaaTCACCagaagtgaagaagttgggtATAGCTCTTACCTCCATATCTGCATTCACGggtgctgctgctgtagGATTTACTATCAATAGTACAATCCAACAATCGAGAATTTATCATTCAGTTGTCAATGGAACTCCTACGCCAACGGTCGCTACCTGGTCTTGGGTTAGAGATGTGCCTACGATACTTTTTTCTACTTCGGTTAACATAATGtctttcatcttgattCTCAAGTTAGGGTTTGCCataaagacaagaagataCCTTGGCCTTCGGCAATTTGGCAGTTTGCACATCTTATTGATGATGGCTACTCAAACATTATTGGCCCCATCTATTCTCATTCTTGTACATTACGGATATGGCACATCTCTGAATAGCCAGCTCATTCTTATAAGTTACTTGCTTGTTGTTTTGTCTTTACCAGTATCCTCTATCTGGGCAGCAACAGCCAACAATTCTCCTCAACTTCCATCTTCCGCAACTCTTTCATTCATGAACAAAACGACCTCTCACTTTTCTGAAAGC
- a CDS encoding predicted protein, protein MFEDIVYRNAGNEGGNQNLGRLLSKYIEIKKFEEIYKQDHSHKTRSKLRKSKYIKKALKVIHRELKKRLKPEETYEIWHGLDHLNANVEKKKQNNTKSKIRDEDNPSEFAKKIIERIEAGSENEHTSAYDDYDEYNHKIQSTLAKFTGAFDSSNHWVKSSFLIRTNGLEVLPTIKQENKDYVQRQHIGNLKVLLHLNVLRQNWDLAYKIFCLLIRLPSVDIRAIWPIGIEILIRQQEKLTHEGAERITSKDERFYDWLSSFFTIAYVNAAHSDGPSKVSLAPIWRSGSKSHTPLYIVSSLWNLLSKGKYQTLEQRLGELVLEPPYNSDGVFYFLMVLCNIVEATEIVNRFLKDRTDYIDGVVSRAIDSDGVVISLERLVASIEKNLKMCDTLHFVYSKETIDNQIALLFHLVRADIRAKSIEDEDESEESSADEIADFPEDNELPRYGSRRASNVSDDLESPEFNEEFESNRYPDAQAQKKESTNDMDMDFDFD, encoded by the coding sequence ATGTTCGAGGACATCGTATATAGAAACGCCGGGAACGAAGGTGGAAACCAGAATCTCGGCAGGCTTCTATCGAaatatattgaaatcaagaaatttgaagaaatctaCAAGCAAGACCACAGTCATaaaacaagatcaaagCTTCGCAAGAGCAAATATATCAAGAAAGCCTTGAAGGTCATACATCGAGAGCTAAAAAAACGCCTTAAACCTGAAGAAACATACGAAATATGGCATGGTCTAGACCACCTTAACGCCAAtgtagagaagaagaaacagaataATACCAAATCCAAAATCAGAGATGAAGACAATCCAAGCGAATTtgcaaagaagatcatAGAAAGAATAGAAGCTGGCTCTGAAAATGAGCATACTTCCGCATACGACGATTATGATGAATATAATCATAAGATTCAGTCCACACTAGCCAAGTTTACAGGAGCGTTTGATAGCTCTAACCATTGGGTGAAATCAAGTTTCTTGATACGAACAAATGGGCTAGAAGTATTGCCCACTATCAAACAGGAGAATAAAGACTATGTTCAAAGGCAGCATATAGGAAATTTGAAAGTCTTACTACATTTGAATGTTTTGCGCCAAAATTGGGATTTAGCATACAAGATCTTCTGTTTGTTAATTCGGTTACCAAGTGTAGACATTAGAGCAATTTGGCCCATCGGAATAGAAATTCTTATAAGACAGCAAGAGAAATTAACCCACGAGGGTGCAGAAAGAATAACATCCAAGGATGAAAGATTCTATGATTGGCTTTCGTCGTTCTTCACCATTGCTTATGTCAACGCAGCCCACCTGGATGGCCCTTCAAAAGTATCCTTGGCTCCGATCTGGAGATCTGGGTCTAAATCTCATACCCCATTGTATATCGTGTCGTCCTTGTGGAATTTGTTGTCTAAAGGAAAGTATCAAACTCTAGAACAAAGGCTTGGTGAGTTAGTTTTGGAACCTCCATATAATAGTGACGGGGTTTTCTACTTTTTGATGGTTCTCTGCAACATCGTAGAAGCCACAGAAATAGTGAATCGTTTTCTAAAGGACCGAACTGATTACATTGATGGTGTTGTTAGTAGGGCTATCGATTCAGATGGAGTAGTTATCTCCCTTGAGAGACTCGTTGCCTCCATAGAAAAGAATCTCAAAATGTGTGATACTCTCCATTTCGTCTATTCCAAAGAGACTATAGATAATCAGATCGCGCTCCTTTTTCATTTGGTTAGGGCGGATATCAGGGCCAAACTGATcgaggatgaagatgaaagtgaagaatCGTCTGCAGATGAAATTGCCGATTTTCCTGAAGACAATGAACTTCCTAGATATGGAAGTAGGCGTGCTAGTAACGTCCTGGAT
- a CDS encoding predicted protein, whose protein sequence is MTSPFASSGEPVHVSSNSSGSTVIATHPPIIDGDLSNELNQQGPIFNYSINNNQSIHIIPSLDDLLDDSKSKDNYYTKQNFIEFLSNIHCVENLEFVMEVNELIRHLGSDLALVKWQSMYENFISINSISEINLPCMFRQQFNYNDIPSHHLLAKCKRIIYDDILINLYNEFIKATKSRMDNELKNSNIVYRRKSEIISPESSAVIDYSSNSSPVSNATIKKARSPSYLDPAFYPDLFARNCNTDTTYMILDESIINGDDEDDEDDEDMEGNSRATFSHDSTRNNSSSSQTSNSRGSSIGSIMDSFKNVDYIKFAKVKKFKFRRASNDE, encoded by the coding sequence ATGACGTCTCCCTTTGCTAGTAGTGGGGAGCCCGTTCACgtctcttccaattccagTGGTTCCACAGTCATCGCAACTCATCCCCCTATTATAGACGGTGACCTTAGCAATGAGCTTAACCAGCAGGGTCCCATCTTCAACTActccatcaacaacaaccagTCTATCCACATCATTCCCCTGCTTGACGACTTGCTTGACGACTCTAAGTCCAAAGACAATTACTACACCAAGCAGAACTTTATAGAATTTTTATCCAACATACATTGTGTGGAAAACTTAGAATTTGTCATGGAAGTCAACGAGTTGATCCGCCATCTTGGGTCGGATCTTGCCTTGGTCAAGTGGCAGTCGATGTACGAAAACTTCATCTCCATCAATAGCATTAGCGAAATCAACTTGCCTTGCATGTTTAGACAGCAGTTCAACTATAACGATATACCCTCGCATCACTTGCTTGCTAAATGCAAAAGGATTATCTACGACGATAttctcatcaacttgtaTAACGAGTTCATCAAGGCTACCAAGAGTAGAATGgacaacgagttgaagaactccaaCATTGTgtacagaagaaagtccGAGATCATTTCACCTGAATCTTCGGCTGTTATAGACTACAGCTCCAACAGTTCACCTGTGAGCAACGCTACTATCAAGAAGGCTAGACTGCCCTCTTATTTGGATCCTGCTTTCTACCCAGACTTGTTTGCCAGAAACTGCAATACAGATACTACGTACATGATTTTGGACGAATCTATAATTAACGgtgacgacgaagacgacgaagacgacgaagacatGGAGGGAAATAGCAGGGCTACTTTCTCGCATGATTCAACTAGAAATAACAGTTCGTCGTCGCAAACTTCCAACAGCCGTGGTTCGTCTATTGGCTCCATCATGGACTCGTTCAAGAACGTAGACTACATCAAGTTTGCAaaggtcaagaagttcaagttcagaCGTGCCAGCAACGACGAATAG
- a CDS encoding predicted protein, protein MSQEYARVPTEEPPSYDTPRVAGDNIPDDFKYSVDVASCELPIRQLFIRKVYSLLAIQILGTVLVGFIIRSSPSIKEWCFSNMWLFAITMIGSIGFLVATHFKARSYPTNLFLLGGFTLCEAYLIGLCCAFVESDILIQALLLTFFIFIGLTLFAFQTKYDFTSWQGIVGMGLWALIGWGLVMIFFPGHSKTIELIYSGLGALIFSVYIIIDTQQIMKTAHLDDEIVSTIQLYLDVVNLFLFILRILNNRND, encoded by the coding sequence ATGAGTCAAGAATACGCACGAGTTCCCACTGAGGAACCTCCTTCCTACGACACTCCCAGAGTAGCGGGAGATAATATCCCTGACGACTTCAAGTACTCTGTAGATGTAGCTTCTTGTGAATTACCCATTCGTCAACTTTTCATCAGAAAGGTCTATTCTTTGCTTGCTATCCAGATTCTTGGTACTGTATTAGTCGGCTTTATCATCAGATCAAGTCCTTCAATTAAAGAATGGTGCTTTTCCAACATGTGGCTCTTTGCCATTACCATGATTGGTTCTATAGGTTTCCTTGTCGCTACCCATTTCAAGGCTAGATCATATCCAaccaacttgttcttgttaGGAGGCTTCACCCTATGTGAAGCTTACTTGATCGGTTTATGTTGCGCCTTTGTAGAGTCCGACATCCTCATACAAGCCTTGTTGCTTacattcttcatcttcatagGTTTGACGTTGTTTGCTTTCCAGACCAAATACGACTTCACCAGCTGGCAAGGTATAGTCGGTATGGGTTTGTGGGCTTTAATAGGTTGGGGTCTTGTTATGATATTCTTCCCTGGACATTCAAAGACAATTGAGTTGATCTACTCCGGATTGGGCGCCTTGATTTTCAGTGTCTATATCATCATTGATACCCAGCAGATAATGAAAACTGCCCACTTGGACGATGAGATTGTCAGCACCATCCAATTGTACTTGGATGTAGTGAACTTgttcctcttcatcttgcgaatcttgaacaacagaaACGATTAG
- a CDS encoding mitochondrial groEL-type heat shock protein, producing the protein MLRASRPTVRNATVSFVRHLSHKELKFGVEGRAALLKGVNTLADAVSVTLGPKGRNVLIEQQFGAPKITKDGVTVARSITLQDKFEDMGAKLLQEVASKTNESAGDGTTSATILGRSIFTESVKNVAAGCNPMDLRRGSQAAVEAVVNFLQQNKKEITTSEEIAQVATISANGDEHIGNLLASAMEKVGKEGVITVKEGKTLEDELEVTEGMRFDRGFISPYFITNTKSGKVEFENPLILLSEKKISSIQDILPSLELSNQTRRPLLILAEDVDGEALAACILNKLRGQVQVCAVKAPGFGDNRKNTLGDIAILTGGTVFTEELDIKPENATVDLLGSAGSITVTKEDTVVLNGEGSKDNIAARCEQIRVSVEDALTTEYEKEKLQERLAKLSGGVAVIKVGGSSEVEVGEKKDRYDDALNATRAAVQEGILPGGGTALIKASRILDEVKANSANFDQKLGVEAIKAAITKPAKRIIENAGEESAVIVGKIYDDLSFNNGYDSAKGEFTDMIAAGIIDPFKVVKNGLVDASGVASLLATTECAIVDAPEPKGAPAAPPAGGMGGMPGMF; encoded by the coding sequence ATGTTGAGAGCCAGTCGTCCAACCGTGAGAAACGCTACCGTTTCGTTTGTTCGTCATTTGTCGCAtaaggaattgaagttcggagttgaaggaagagcTGCCTTGTTGAAGGGTGTCAACACTTTGGCCGATGCCGTTTCCGTGACTTTAGGACCAAAGGGTCGTAATGTTTTGATTGAACAACAGTTTGGTGCTCCTAAGATCACCAAGGATGGTGTCACTGTGGCCAGATCAATTACCTTGCAAgacaagtttgaagatatGGGAGCCAAGTTGTTGCAAGAAGTCGCTTCCAAGACCAACGAAAGCGCCGGTGACGGTACCACTTCTGCTACCATCTTGGGTAGATCTATCTTTACCGAATCCGTTAAGAACGTTGCCGCTGGCTGTAACCCAATGGACTTGAGAAGAGGATCTCAGGCCGCTGTGGAGGCTGTGGTTAACTTCTTGCAAcagaacaagaaggaaatcaCCACTTCTGAGGAAATCGCTCAGGTTGCCACCATTTCTGCTAATGGTGATGAACATATCGGTAACTTGTTGGCTTCGGCTATGGAAAAGGTTGGTAAGGAAGGTGTCATCACCGTCAAGGAAGGTAAGACTTTGGAAGACGAGTTGGAAGTCACCGAAGGTATGAGATTCGACCGTGGTTTCATTTCTCCTTACTTCATCACCAACACCAAGTCCGGCAAAGTCGAATTCGAAAACCctttgatcttgttgtcggaaaagaagatctcTTCCATCCAAGACATCTTGCCATCTTTGGAATTGTCCAACCAAACCAGAAGACCCTTGTTAATTCTCGCTGAAGACGTCGATGGTGAGGCCTTGGCTGCTTgtatcttgaacaagttgagagGACAAGTTCAGGTCTGTGCCGTCAAGGCTCCTGGCTTTGGTGACAACAGAAAGAACACTTTAGGTGACATTGCAATCCTCACTGGTGGTACTGTTTTCactgaagaattggacaTCAAACCAGAAAACGCCACCGTCGACTTGTTGGGTTCTGCTGGTTCTATTACTGTCACCAAGGAAGACACCGTTGTCTTAAACGGTGAAGGTTCAAAGGACAACATTGCCGCTAGATGTGAACAGATCAGAGTCTCTGTGGAAGATGCTCTTACCACCGAATacgaaaaggaaaagttgcAAGAAAGattggccaagttgtctGGCGGTGTTGCTGTCATCAAGGTCGGGGGTTCTTCTGAAGTCGAAGTAGGTGAAAAGAAGGACCGTTATGACGATGCCTTGAACGCTACCAGAGCTGCTGTTCAGGAAGGTATCTTGCCAGGTGGAGGTACCgccttgatcaaggctTCGAGAATCTTGGACGAAGTCAAGGCTAATTCTGCTAACTTTGACCAAAAGTTGGGTGTTGAAGCTATCAAGGCTGCCATCACTAAGCCAGCCAAGAGAATCATCGAAAACGCTGGTGAAGAATCGGCTGTTATCGTCGGTAAGATCTATGACGACTtatccttcaacaacggTTACGATTCCGCTAAGGGCGAGTTCACTGACATGATTGCTGCTGGTATCATTGATCCATTCAAGGTTGTCAAGAACGGTTTGGTTGACGCCAGCGGTGTTGCTTCTTTGTTGGCCACTACCGAATGTGCTATTGTCGATGCTCCAGAACCAAAGGGTGCTCCAGCCGCTCCACCAGCCGGTGGTATGGGTGGTATGCCAGGTATGTTCTAA
- the DAL1 gene encoding putative allantoate permease (Permease of the major facilitator superfamily) yields the protein MSIDLEKKSESAFDSHSLEGATTKEEDTYDAAFHFVKQNHLDTLELSQQDSAKVVRKVDFHILPLLCGIYFLQFLDKSLLNYAAAMGIKKNLVGNEFANLSTIFYAAYIFGEPIVAYCLQRFPLSKILGLFIVCWGIVVACHAACDTYASLMVVRTLLGLFESSSAVGLIFISGMFYTKPQQAARMGIWSVMAGTATIVGGLLSFGFQHVRTERFLSWQILFLFMGIITSLFGVFVSFYLPDNVTSARFLDHDEKLIILENVRSNQTGTKSKKFKKSQIKELLFHDKLTWPFFLLTITSQIVTGAIGTFSVTITLSFGFDSYESALLQLPVGALIIIIILAATQLVARYGHITYFMASMFVPTIVGCIVLLSTNLTSQRVGNLLAMYLLYSGSSCITLIYTWISANTAGTSKKLFRSVMTMIAFSVACIIGPQLFQAYSAPGYRPAKITLLVTQIACIPISFWVGYICKKENEKRDSEPKSDAPENYEFLDLTDIQNRNFRYTY from the coding sequence ATGAGTATCgatcttgaaaagaaatcGGAGTCAGCATTTGATTCGCATTCGCTTGAAGGGGCTACAACgaaggaagaagacaccTACGATGCTGCCTTCCATTTCGTGAAGCAGAACCATTTGGATACCCTTGAACTCCTGCAACAGGACCTGGCCAAGGTAGTTAGAAAAGTGGATTTCCATATTCTTCCATTATTGTGTGGTAtctactttcttcaatttctcgACAAGTCCTTGTTGAACTATGCTGCTGCAATGggaatcaagaagaatttggtAGGCAATGAATTTGCCAATCTTTCCACTATCTTCTATGCTGCTTACATCTTTGGTGAACCAATTGTAGCATACTGCTTGCAAAGATTTCCATTATCCAAGATTCTAGGATTATTCATTGTATGCTGGGGTATTGTAGTTGCATGTCATGCAGCTTGTGACACTTATGCGTCTTTGATGGTAGTCCGTACCTTACTCGGACTCTTcgagtcttcttcagctgtTGGTCTCATATTTATCAGTGGAATGTTCTACACGAAGCCTCAACAAGCTGCAAGAATGGGAATCTGGTCGGTTATGGCCGGAACAGCTACCATTGTAGGTGGCTTACTTTCATTTGGTTTCCAACATGTAAGAACGGAACGTTTCCTTTCGTGGCAgattcttttccttttcatgGGAATCATCACTTCTCTCTTTGGAGTCTTCGTCCTGTTCTATTTGCCAGACAATGTCACTTCTGCAAGATTCCTCGACCATGATGAAAAACTCATTATTTTGGAAAATGTCAGATCTAACCAAACTGGTACCAAGAGtaaaaagttcaagaagagccagatcaaggaattgttATTCCACGACAAGTTGACTTGgccattcttcttgttgaccaTTACTTCTCAGATTGTCACTGGTGCCATTGGAACGTTCAGTGTCACTATCACACTTTCGTTTGGGTTTGACAGTTACGAATCTGCATTGCTTCAATTGCCCGTTGGAGCCctcatcatcatcatcattcTTGCCGCTACTCAACTTGTAGCTCGCTATGGTCACATCACTTACTTCATGGCTTCAATGTTTGTACCAACCATTGTGGGTTGTATTGTGCTCTTGTCTACAAACTTGACTTCccaaagagttggaaattTGCTTGCGATGTACTTACTTTACAGTGGCTCTTCATGCATTACTCTCATCTATACTTGGATTAGTGCCAACACTGCTGGTACAAGTAAGAAACTCTTTAGAAGCGTCATGACTATGATTGCATTTTCAGTTGCATGTATCATTGGACCTCAACTATTCCAAGCATATTCTGCTCCAGGGTACCGTCCAGCAAAGATCACTCTCTTGGTTACGCAAATTGCTTGTATCCCAATCTCCTTCTGGGTTGGCTACATCTGcaagaaggaaaacgaGAAGAGGGATCTGGAACCAAAGTCAGATGCTCCTGAGAATTACGAGTTCTTGGATTTGACTGACATCCAGAACAGAAACTTTAGATACACCTACTAA